A single Streptomyces sannanensis DNA region contains:
- a CDS encoding NAD-dependent malic enzyme: MATAPSVSYSMTIRLEVPASGTAVSQLTTAVESSGGSVTGLDVTASGHEKLRIDVTIAATSTTHADEIVEKLRTIEGVVLGKVSDRTFLMHLGGKIEMASKHPIRNRDDLSMIYTPGVARVCMAIAENPEDARRLTIKRNSVAVVTDGSAVLGLGNIGPKAALPVMEGKAALFKRFAGIDAWPICLDTQDSDAIVEIVKAIAPGFAGINLEDISAPRCFEIEARLREALDIPVFHDDQHGTAIVVLAALTNALRVVGKAIGDVRVVMSGAGAAGTAILKLLLAAGVKHAVVADIHGVVHAGRQDLVSADPDSPLRWIADNTNPEGVTGTLKEAVVGADVFIGVSAPNVLNGDDVAAMAEGAIVFALANPDPEVDPAIARQTAAVVATGRSDFPNQINNVLVFPGVFRGLLDAQSSSVNTEMMLAAAGALADVVGEDELNPNYIIPSVFNDKVAGAVAGAVRNAARAGGAAVTA, encoded by the coding sequence ATGGCAACGGCGCCCAGCGTCTCGTACTCGATGACGATCCGGCTGGAGGTGCCTGCGAGCGGAACCGCGGTCTCGCAGCTCACCACGGCTGTGGAATCCTCCGGCGGTTCGGTCACCGGCCTCGACGTCACCGCTTCCGGTCACGAGAAGCTGCGGATCGACGTCACCATCGCCGCGACCTCCACCACTCACGCGGACGAGATCGTCGAGAAGCTCCGCACCATCGAGGGTGTCGTTCTCGGCAAGGTCTCGGACCGTACGTTCCTGATGCACCTCGGCGGCAAGATCGAGATGGCGTCGAAGCATCCCATCCGCAACCGTGACGACCTCTCCATGATCTACACGCCGGGTGTGGCCCGCGTCTGCATGGCGATCGCCGAGAACCCCGAGGACGCCCGCCGCCTCACCATCAAGCGCAACTCCGTCGCAGTCGTGACGGACGGCTCCGCCGTACTCGGTCTCGGCAACATCGGCCCCAAGGCCGCTCTGCCCGTCATGGAGGGCAAGGCGGCCCTCTTCAAGCGCTTCGCCGGCATCGACGCCTGGCCTATCTGCCTCGACACCCAGGACTCCGACGCCATCGTCGAGATCGTCAAGGCCATCGCCCCCGGCTTCGCCGGCATCAACCTCGAGGACATCTCCGCCCCCCGCTGCTTCGAGATCGAGGCACGGCTGCGCGAGGCCCTCGACATCCCCGTCTTCCACGACGACCAGCACGGCACGGCGATCGTCGTCCTCGCGGCCCTGACCAACGCCCTGCGTGTGGTGGGCAAGGCCATCGGTGACGTCCGCGTCGTCATGTCCGGCGCCGGCGCCGCCGGTACGGCCATCCTCAAGCTGCTGCTCGCCGCGGGCGTCAAGCACGCCGTCGTCGCCGACATCCACGGCGTCGTCCATGCCGGCCGCCAGGACCTGGTCTCCGCCGACCCCGACTCGCCGCTGCGCTGGATCGCCGACAACACCAACCCCGAGGGCGTCACCGGCACTCTGAAGGAGGCCGTCGTCGGCGCCGACGTCTTCATCGGCGTCTCCGCCCCGAACGTCCTGAACGGCGACGACGTGGCGGCCATGGCGGAGGGTGCGATCGTGTTCGCGCTCGCGAATCCGGACCCGGAGGTCGACCCCGCAATCGCCCGCCAGACGGCGGCAGTTGTGGCCACCGGCCGCTCCGACTTCCCCAACCAGATCAACAACGTCCTGGTCTTCCCCGGCGTCTTCCGCGGCCTGCTCGACGCCCAGTCGAGCAGCGTCAACACGGAGATGATGCTGGCCGCGGCCGGTGCCCTCGCGGACGTCGTCGGCGAGGACGAGCTCAACCCGAACTACATCATTCCGTCCGTCTTCAACGACAAGGTCGCGGGCGCGGTCGCCGGGGCGGTGCGCAACGCCGCCAGGGCCGGCGGCGCCGCGGTCACCGCGTGA
- a CDS encoding LysR family transcriptional regulator gives MPQNIDPRLLRAFTAVAEELHFTRAAARLYVAQQALSRDIRRLERELGAELFIRSTRQVALSADGERLLPYARRTLAAHDELTAAFAQVERPLLVDIGAPVGTGHQVLMETRKAAPALEFVARYVSGLTGAAAEILAGRLDVSFGRVAGLDPAVLAGLAHQPVRYERMAVLLPDDHSLAAREEVPLDALAGETLYTGAGNPATAEWTDLASRLFEGRGIEAAAPFPEIAGKEEFVRVVRKQGWSVLASTEFIEVPEMVVRPLVDPVPLSPVSLVWRKGVNHPGVDALRATAARLSTAERWLDMPADHWLPPGDYVLTVNNC, from the coding sequence ATGCCCCAGAACATCGACCCCCGGCTGCTGCGCGCCTTCACCGCCGTCGCGGAGGAGCTGCACTTCACCCGCGCCGCGGCCAGGCTCTATGTCGCACAGCAGGCGCTGAGCCGGGACATCCGCCGCCTGGAACGGGAGTTGGGCGCCGAGCTGTTCATACGCTCCACCCGTCAGGTGGCGTTGAGCGCGGACGGCGAGCGGCTGCTGCCGTACGCCCGTCGGACGCTGGCCGCGCACGACGAACTGACCGCCGCCTTCGCCCAGGTGGAGCGTCCGCTGCTGGTCGACATCGGCGCCCCGGTCGGCACGGGCCACCAGGTGCTCATGGAGACCCGGAAGGCCGCGCCCGCGCTGGAGTTCGTCGCACGGTACGTCAGCGGCCTCACCGGCGCGGCGGCCGAGATCCTGGCGGGCCGGCTCGATGTCTCCTTCGGCCGGGTCGCGGGCCTGGACCCGGCGGTGCTGGCCGGGCTCGCCCATCAGCCGGTGCGGTACGAGCGGATGGCGGTGCTGCTGCCCGACGACCATTCGCTGGCCGCACGGGAGGAGGTCCCGCTGGACGCCCTGGCGGGGGAGACCCTCTACACGGGCGCGGGCAATCCGGCCACCGCGGAGTGGACGGATCTGGCCAGTCGTCTCTTCGAGGGCAGGGGTATCGAGGCGGCGGCGCCCTTCCCGGAGATCGCCGGGAAGGAGGAGTTCGTCCGCGTCGTACGCAAGCAGGGATGGTCGGTGCTGGCGAGCACCGAGTTCATCGAGGTGCCCGAGATGGTCGTACGGCCCCTGGTCGACCCGGTCCCGCTGTCGCCGGTGTCACTTGTCTGGCGAAAAGGCGTGAACCACCCAGGAGTTGACGCCCTGCGGGCCACCGCCGCACGACTGTCCACGGCGGAGCGCTGGCTGGATATGCCCGCGGACCACTGGCTTCCGCCCGGGGATTACGTCCTCACGGTGAACAACTGCTGA
- a CDS encoding sigma-70 family RNA polymerase sigma factor: protein MRKDAAVADDRPQRARHHSVPEEELMRALYREHAGPLLGYVLRLVAGDRQRAEDVVQETLIRAWKNAGQLDRATGSVRPWLVTVARRIVIDGHRSRQARPQEVDASPLEVIPAEDEIDKALWLMTLSDALDDLTPAHREALVETYFKGRTVSEAAETLGIPSGTVRSRVFYALRSMKLALEERGVTA, encoded by the coding sequence GTGCGCAAGGATGCCGCCGTGGCCGATGACCGTCCGCAACGGGCCCGCCATCACTCCGTCCCCGAAGAGGAGTTGATGCGGGCTCTGTACCGTGAACACGCGGGGCCGTTGCTCGGATATGTACTGCGCCTCGTCGCCGGCGACCGCCAGCGCGCCGAGGACGTGGTGCAGGAGACGCTCATACGTGCCTGGAAGAACGCCGGTCAGCTGGACAGGGCGACCGGCTCCGTCCGACCCTGGCTGGTGACGGTCGCCCGGCGCATCGTCATCGACGGCCACCGCAGCCGGCAGGCCCGGCCGCAGGAGGTCGACGCGTCGCCGCTGGAGGTCATTCCCGCGGAGGATGAGATCGACAAGGCGTTGTGGCTGATGACGCTCTCCGATGCGCTCGACGACCTGACTCCCGCGCACCGGGAGGCACTTGTGGAGACGTACTTCAAGGGGCGTACGGTCAGTGAGGCGGCAGAGACACTCGGCATACCCAGCGGGACCGTACGGTCCCGGGTGTTCTACGCGTTGCGCTCGATGAAGCTCGCGCTGGAGGAGCGGGGGGTGACAGCATGA
- a CDS encoding HU family DNA-binding protein → MNRSELVAALADRAEVTRKDADAVLAAFAEITGEIVAKGDEKVTIPGFLTFERTHRAARTARNPQTGDPIQIPAGYSVKVSAGSKLKEAAKGK, encoded by the coding sequence ATGAACCGCAGTGAGCTGGTGGCCGCGCTGGCCGACCGCGCCGAGGTGACCCGCAAGGACGCCGACGCCGTGCTGGCCGCTTTCGCCGAGATCACCGGCGAGATCGTCGCCAAGGGCGACGAGAAGGTCACCATCCCCGGCTTCCTGACCTTCGAGCGCACCCACCGTGCCGCTCGCACCGCTCGTAACCCGCAGACCGGCGACCCGATCCAGATCCCGGCCGGCTACAGCGTGAAGGTCTCCGCGGGCTCGAAGCTCAAGGAAGCCGCCAAGGGCAAGTGA
- a CDS encoding zf-HC2 domain-containing protein, producing the protein MTVPERGHPEGSEHDAVGAYVLGILDDDEATAFEAHLAGCAVCAAELDELAGVEPMLAMLKEFPGPPEQPVRPEPRTAEVLIDEVAARRAQRRRRGMYLVAAAAALIIGGPTVAVVATSDDGGSGISAHPGPHPTSPAEDAFHEHMKEKVQNTDPVTGVTAVIGVENKGWGTHAVLELKNVKGPLKCSLVAVSKNGEEQTVTSWAVPKWGYGMEDSPVEAARHPLYVHGGAAMNRGDIDHFEVRTFDGRRLVEVFA; encoded by the coding sequence ATGACCGTGCCGGAGCGAGGACACCCCGAGGGTTCCGAGCACGACGCCGTCGGCGCGTATGTGCTCGGCATTCTGGACGACGACGAGGCCACCGCCTTCGAGGCGCATCTGGCCGGCTGCGCGGTCTGCGCGGCGGAGCTGGACGAACTCGCGGGCGTGGAGCCGATGCTGGCCATGCTGAAGGAGTTCCCCGGACCTCCGGAGCAGCCGGTACGGCCCGAGCCGCGGACGGCCGAGGTCCTGATCGACGAGGTCGCGGCCAGGCGCGCACAGCGGCGCAGGCGCGGGATGTATCTGGTGGCGGCGGCAGCGGCGCTGATCATCGGCGGGCCCACGGTGGCCGTGGTGGCGACGTCGGACGACGGCGGCAGCGGCATCAGCGCGCACCCCGGTCCGCATCCCACCAGCCCCGCCGAGGACGCCTTCCACGAACACATGAAGGAGAAGGTGCAGAACACCGATCCGGTGACCGGTGTCACCGCGGTCATCGGGGTGGAGAACAAGGGCTGGGGTACCCACGCCGTTCTCGAGCTGAAGAACGTCAAGGGTCCGCTGAAGTGCAGTCTCGTCGCCGTCTCGAAGAACGGCGAGGAGCAGACGGTGACCTCCTGGGCGGTCCCGAAGTGGGGCTACGGCATGGAGGACAGCCCGGTCGAGGCCGCCCGGCATCCGCTGTACGTGCACGGCGGCGCCGCCATGAACCGCGGCGACATCGATCACTTCGAGGTCCGTACGTTCGACGGAAGGCGTCTCGTGGAGGTCTTCGCCTGA
- a CDS encoding acyltransferase, translating into MTHSYTAQFPADGTAVPVQVPAPPVPSPAAPPAKAAKASGRDRYLDLLRSLALVRVVIYHIFGWAWLTILFPSMGVMFALAGSLMARSLSRPAWGVIRGRVRRLLPPMWVFGSVMLVLMFAAGWKASKEETLWWFIKLANFIVPVGAPPFPWEIGDKGGLLEQTWAVQSVGPLWYLRAYLWFVIASPLLLRAFRKLPWVTLLAPLALTAIVGTGLVKIPGETGNAVTDFAQFGACWILGFAHHDGLIQKVHRYVTVSCSAIIMAFGLWWASGHQTRDGWDLNDIPLAQATWSFGFCVILLSYSPSWQQLPGKLARFDKLVTLSNNRAVTIYLWHNFLIMATVPLIDLLWSVPFLDEHFGGFLENTYMLWMVVLVWPLIGLMIVSVGWIEDLAAKRSPRLWPNGASRKGRRARV; encoded by the coding sequence ATGACGCACAGTTACACCGCACAGTTCCCGGCGGACGGGACGGCCGTCCCGGTCCAGGTCCCGGCCCCGCCCGTTCCGTCCCCGGCGGCTCCGCCCGCCAAGGCCGCCAAGGCATCCGGCCGCGACCGTTACCTCGACCTGCTGCGATCCCTGGCGCTCGTCCGCGTCGTGATCTACCACATCTTCGGCTGGGCCTGGCTGACGATCCTCTTCCCCTCCATGGGCGTGATGTTCGCGCTGGCCGGATCGCTGATGGCACGTTCCCTCAGCCGCCCCGCCTGGGGCGTGATCCGCGGCCGTGTCCGGCGCCTGCTGCCGCCCATGTGGGTGTTCGGCTCCGTGATGCTGGTGCTGATGTTCGCCGCCGGATGGAAGGCCTCGAAGGAGGAGACGCTCTGGTGGTTCATCAAGCTCGCCAATTTCATCGTTCCGGTCGGCGCCCCACCCTTCCCCTGGGAAATCGGTGACAAGGGGGGCCTGCTCGAGCAGACCTGGGCCGTGCAGTCCGTGGGTCCGCTCTGGTATCTGCGCGCCTATCTGTGGTTCGTGATCGCCTCGCCGCTGCTGCTGCGGGCCTTCCGCAAGCTGCCGTGGGTGACCCTGCTCGCCCCGCTCGCGCTGACCGCGATCGTCGGCACCGGCCTGGTGAAGATCCCCGGCGAGACCGGCAACGCCGTCACCGACTTCGCCCAGTTCGGCGCCTGCTGGATCCTCGGCTTCGCCCACCACGACGGGCTGATCCAGAAGGTCCATCGCTATGTGACCGTCTCGTGCTCGGCCATCATCATGGCCTTCGGCCTGTGGTGGGCCTCGGGCCACCAGACCCGGGACGGCTGGGACCTCAACGACATCCCGCTCGCCCAGGCGACCTGGTCCTTCGGTTTCTGCGTGATCCTGCTGTCGTACTCCCCGTCCTGGCAGCAATTGCCGGGCAAGCTGGCCAGGTTCGACAAGCTGGTCACCCTCTCCAACAACCGGGCGGTGACCATCTACCTCTGGCACAACTTCCTGATCATGGCCACGGTCCCGCTGATCGACCTGCTGTGGAGCGTCCCGTTCCTCGACGAGCATTTCGGCGGCTTCCTGGAGAACACCTACATGCTGTGGATGGTCGTGCTGGTCTGGCCGCTGATCGGACTGATGATCGTGTCCGTCGGCTGGATCGAGGACCTCGCCGCCAAGCGAAGCCCCCGCCTCTGGCCGAACGGAGCCTCCCGCAAGGGCCGCCGCGCCCGGGTGTGA
- a CDS encoding bifunctional polysaccharide deacetylase/glycosyltransferase family 2 protein, whose product MTARPKAIRRRRLPMRYLLPSLFLAALFAMLMLRGYAHSEILADHRVRPPSDNDKVPTHILEGGPVIDARSATEEPKALEVRDHKLVLTFDDGPDPEWTPKVLDKLKQYDAHGVFFVTGTMASRHPDLVARIVAEGHELGLHTFNHPDLSYQSKSRIDWELSQNQLALAGAAGIRTSLFRPPYSSFSYALDNDNWPVTKYVGSRGYLTAFNNTDSEDWKRPGVDTIVRNATPKESGKGAIVLMHDSGGDRSQTLAALDRLLPELQSKGYQFATLSEGLGAHSHTAHTPVTGLDLWKGKAFVTAVGISEHVTDVLVGGLAIIGVLVFVRFGLMLVLSFLHARKVRKRGFRWGPPVTEPVTVLVPAYNERECIANTVRSLMASDHPVEVIVIDDGSTDGTADIVEAMWLPNVRVLRQVNSGKPAALNNGIAHASHDIVVMMDGDTVFEPSTVRELVQPFGDPRVGAVAGNAKVGNRNSLIGAWQHIEYVMGFNLDRRMYDVLRCMPTIPGAVGAFRRQALERVGGMSEDTLAEDTDITLAMHRDGWQVVYAENARAWTEAPESVQQLWSQRYRWSYGTMQAVWKHRRAVVERGPSGRFGRVGLPLVSIFMILAPLLAPLIDVFLLYGLVFGPTGKTVVAWLGVLAIQAVCAAYAFRLDREKMSHLISLPLQQILYRQLMYVVLLQSWITALTGGRLRWQKLRRTGVVEAPGAIPTQRRNSTHERRPVA is encoded by the coding sequence ATGACAGCCCGTCCCAAGGCGATCAGGCGCCGCAGGCTGCCCATGCGCTATCTGCTGCCCTCGCTCTTCCTCGCCGCGCTCTTCGCCATGCTGATGCTGCGTGGCTACGCGCACAGCGAGATCCTCGCCGACCACCGCGTCCGGCCGCCGTCCGACAACGACAAGGTGCCCACCCACATCCTGGAGGGCGGACCGGTCATCGACGCCCGGAGCGCCACCGAGGAGCCGAAGGCGCTGGAGGTGCGCGACCACAAGCTGGTCCTCACCTTCGACGACGGCCCCGACCCGGAGTGGACGCCCAAGGTCCTCGACAAGCTGAAGCAGTACGACGCGCACGGCGTCTTCTTCGTCACCGGCACCATGGCCTCCCGCCACCCCGACCTCGTGGCGCGGATCGTGGCGGAGGGGCACGAGCTCGGACTGCACACCTTCAACCACCCCGACCTCTCATACCAGTCCAAGAGCCGCATCGACTGGGAGCTCTCGCAGAACCAGCTGGCCCTCGCGGGCGCGGCCGGCATCCGCACCTCGCTGTTCCGGCCCCCGTACTCGTCGTTCTCGTACGCCCTGGACAACGACAACTGGCCGGTCACCAAGTACGTGGGCAGCCGCGGTTACCTCACCGCGTTCAACAACACCGACAGCGAGGACTGGAAGCGCCCCGGCGTCGACACGATCGTCCGCAACGCCACCCCCAAGGAGAGCGGCAAGGGCGCCATCGTCCTGATGCACGACTCCGGTGGTGACCGCTCCCAGACCCTGGCTGCCCTCGACAGGCTGCTGCCCGAGCTGCAGTCCAAGGGCTATCAGTTCGCCACGCTCAGCGAGGGACTCGGCGCCCATTCCCACACCGCGCACACCCCCGTCACCGGCCTCGACCTGTGGAAGGGCAAGGCCTTCGTCACCGCGGTCGGCATTTCCGAGCATGTGACCGACGTCCTCGTCGGCGGCCTCGCCATCATCGGCGTCCTGGTCTTCGTCCGCTTCGGGCTGATGCTGGTGCTGTCCTTCCTGCACGCCCGCAAGGTGCGCAAGCGGGGCTTCCGATGGGGTCCGCCGGTCACCGAACCGGTGACGGTGCTGGTCCCGGCATACAACGAGCGCGAATGCATCGCCAACACCGTCCGGTCACTGATGGCCAGCGACCACCCCGTCGAGGTCATCGTCATCGACGACGGCTCGACGGACGGCACCGCGGACATCGTCGAGGCGATGTGGCTGCCGAACGTACGCGTGCTGCGCCAGGTCAACTCCGGCAAGCCCGCCGCGCTCAACAACGGCATCGCGCACGCCAGTCACGACATCGTCGTGATGATGGACGGCGACACGGTCTTCGAACCGTCCACCGTGCGCGAGCTGGTTCAGCCCTTCGGTGACCCGCGGGTCGGCGCGGTCGCCGGCAACGCCAAGGTCGGCAACCGCAACAGCCTGATCGGCGCCTGGCAGCACATCGAGTACGTGATGGGCTTCAACCTCGACCGCCGTATGTACGACGTACTGCGCTGCATGCCCACCATCCCCGGCGCGGTCGGCGCCTTCCGGCGCCAGGCACTGGAGCGGGTGGGCGGAATGAGCGAGGACACGCTCGCCGAGGACACCGACATCACCCTGGCCATGCACCGCGACGGCTGGCAGGTCGTGTACGCGGAGAACGCCCGTGCCTGGACCGAGGCGCCGGAGAGCGTGCAGCAGCTGTGGTCCCAGCGCTACCGCTGGAGCTACGGCACCATGCAGGCCGTATGGAAGCACCGCCGAGCCGTCGTCGAACGCGGCCCGTCCGGCCGGTTCGGCCGCGTCGGACTGCCGCTGGTGTCGATCTTCATGATCCTGGCGCCGCTGCTCGCCCCGCTGATCGATGTGTTCCTGCTGTACGGCCTGGTCTTCGGTCCGACCGGCAAGACAGTCGTCGCCTGGCTCGGCGTACTCGCCATCCAGGCCGTCTGCGCGGCGTACGCCTTCCGGCTCGACCGGGAGAAGATGAGCCACCTCATCTCGCTCCCCCTTCAGCAGATCCTCTACCGGCAGCTCATGTACGTCGTGCTCCTCCAGTCCTGGATCACCGCTCTCACCGGTGGCCGGCTGCGCTGGCAGAAGCTCCGCCGCACCGGAGTGGTCGAGGCACCCGGGGCCATCCCGACCCAGCGCCGCAACAGCACCCATGAGCGGAGGCCTGTCGCATGA
- a CDS encoding CGNR zinc finger domain-containing protein — translation MWWFDSGRVCLDLVATGASAAEQLDGAGRLRQWLVGAGLVPPGTPLDEVGAEWVGRFTELRGHVAQLVYGPETADGPALERVNALAAAAPPAPQAVRDADGGLVRALSGAPECGALLAAVARDAVELLTDPAARSRLRQCEGDSCRRLFLDTSRGRRRRWCSSEVCGNRERVARHRRRRVAVGANAKKFGKR, via the coding sequence ATGTGGTGGTTCGACTCCGGGCGGGTCTGCCTGGATCTCGTGGCGACAGGGGCATCGGCCGCCGAACAGCTCGACGGGGCCGGGCGGCTGAGGCAGTGGCTGGTGGGCGCGGGGCTGGTGCCCCCGGGGACGCCGTTGGACGAGGTGGGCGCGGAGTGGGTGGGGCGGTTCACCGAACTGCGCGGGCATGTGGCGCAGTTGGTGTACGGGCCCGAGACGGCGGACGGGCCGGCCCTGGAGCGGGTCAACGCGCTGGCCGCCGCGGCGCCGCCCGCGCCGCAGGCGGTGCGGGACGCGGACGGCGGACTCGTACGGGCGTTGAGCGGCGCGCCCGAGTGCGGGGCGCTGCTCGCCGCCGTCGCCCGGGATGCCGTGGAGCTGCTCACCGACCCCGCCGCCCGGTCCCGGCTGCGTCAGTGCGAGGGCGACAGCTGCCGTCGGCTGTTCCTCGACACGTCCCGGGGGCGCCGGCGCCGCTGGTGCTCCAGTGAGGTGTGCGGCAACCGGGAGCGGGTGGCCCGGCACCGGCGGCGCCGGGTCGCCGTCGGTGCGAACGCGAAAAAGTTCGGGAAGCGTTGA
- a CDS encoding HelD family protein → MAAQDAAVDSVRDREIGVEQVHLDQVYRRLEEKIHEAEFLVNDAAQRGQVGTPGALAERDAQVFRAGIHLSRLNNEFEDFLFGRIDLLYGKDGKKGPDGAYTSVEPAEDAVRDDGTRQYADIGETLHIGRIGVLDADYSPLVIDWRAPAAAPFYRSTPVDPGRVVRRRVIRSKGRKVLGVEDDLMRPEMKASLNGQELPVIGDGALMAALGQARSHTMRDIVSSIQAEQDLVIRAPAASVTEVSGGPGTGKTAVALHRAAYLLYQDRRRYAGGILIVSPTPLLVAYTEGVLPSLGEEGQVAIRAVGSLVDGAEATAYDEPAVARVKGSSRMLKVLRKAVRGALDIPPPGAPAPRTAEDGGQLAFGEEDGPQVPAGTPDRLRVVAFGRRLELEADELHRIKQNALGGTAPVNLLRPRARRLLLDALWAKSGAATRERDPELAAELRSSFDDDITTEDSFVAFLDAWWPELTPRRVLAAMADEKRLGRWARRVLNPGEARRLARSLRREGLSVHDVALLDELRTLLGAPARPRKRREADPLDQLTGLEELMPQREESQRERAERLAQERTEYAHVIVDEAQDLTPMQWRMVGRRGKHATWTVVGDPAQSSWSDPDEAAEARDEALGTRPRRRFTLTVNYRNPAEIAQLAAKVLALAMPGTESPKAVRSTGVEPRFVTTNNEHSVTTNNEHSVTTNTEHSVTTNTEHSVTTDDERSVTANRQRGSGRGSVVRDGDLAAAVREEAERLLRQVDGTVGVVVAMNRRGQAAGWLAGLGERVVALGSLEAKGLEYDATVVVSPAEIADESPAGLRVLYVALTRATQQLTVISGRRDDPDADGVPDLLRD, encoded by the coding sequence GTGGCCGCGCAGGATGCCGCTGTCGACTCGGTCCGTGATCGCGAGATCGGAGTCGAGCAGGTACACCTGGACCAGGTGTACCGCCGCCTCGAGGAGAAGATCCACGAGGCGGAGTTCCTGGTGAACGACGCCGCCCAGCGCGGCCAGGTCGGCACGCCCGGCGCTCTCGCCGAGCGCGACGCCCAGGTGTTCCGGGCCGGTATCCACCTCAGTCGGCTCAACAACGAGTTCGAGGACTTCCTCTTCGGCCGGATCGACCTGCTGTACGGCAAGGACGGCAAGAAGGGCCCGGACGGCGCGTACACCTCGGTGGAGCCCGCCGAGGACGCCGTGCGCGACGACGGCACCCGTCAATACGCCGACATCGGCGAGACCCTGCACATCGGCCGCATCGGCGTTCTGGACGCCGACTACTCTCCGCTGGTCATCGACTGGCGCGCGCCGGCCGCCGCGCCCTTCTACCGGTCCACCCCGGTCGACCCCGGCCGGGTCGTACGCCGCCGGGTCATCCGTTCCAAGGGCCGTAAGGTCCTCGGCGTCGAGGACGACCTGATGCGCCCCGAGATGAAGGCGTCCCTGAACGGCCAGGAGCTGCCGGTCATCGGTGACGGCGCGCTCATGGCCGCGCTCGGCCAGGCCCGCAGCCACACCATGCGGGACATCGTCTCGTCCATCCAGGCCGAGCAGGACCTGGTGATCAGGGCCCCCGCCGCATCCGTGACGGAGGTGTCGGGCGGCCCCGGCACCGGCAAGACCGCCGTCGCGCTGCACCGCGCCGCCTATCTGCTCTACCAGGACCGCCGCCGTTACGCCGGTGGCATCCTGATCGTCTCGCCGACACCGCTGCTCGTCGCGTACACGGAGGGCGTGCTGCCCTCGCTCGGCGAGGAGGGCCAGGTCGCGATCCGCGCTGTGGGCTCGCTGGTGGACGGCGCGGAGGCCACGGCGTACGACGAACCGGCCGTTGCCCGCGTCAAGGGTTCCTCGCGGATGCTGAAGGTGCTGCGCAAGGCGGTCCGGGGCGCCCTGGACATCCCGCCGCCCGGCGCGCCGGCGCCGCGCACCGCGGAGGACGGCGGACAACTCGCGTTCGGCGAGGAGGACGGACCGCAGGTCCCGGCGGGAACGCCGGACCGCCTTCGGGTCGTCGCCTTCGGACGGCGTCTCGAGCTGGAGGCCGATGAGCTGCACCGGATCAAGCAGAACGCGCTCGGCGGCACCGCGCCCGTCAATCTGCTGCGGCCGCGTGCCCGGCGGCTGCTGCTGGACGCGCTGTGGGCGAAGTCCGGAGCGGCCACCCGGGAGAGGGACCCGGAGCTCGCAGCCGAGCTGCGCAGCTCCTTCGACGACGACATCACCACCGAGGACAGCTTCGTCGCCTTCCTCGACGCCTGGTGGCCGGAGCTCACCCCGCGCAGGGTGCTCGCCGCCATGGCCGACGAGAAGCGGCTCGGCCGCTGGGCGCGCCGCGTCCTCAACCCCGGGGAGGCGCGCCGGCTGGCACGCTCCCTCAGGCGCGAGGGGCTCTCGGTGCACGACGTGGCGCTCCTGGACGAACTCCGGACGCTGCTCGGCGCCCCGGCCCGCCCCCGCAAGCGGCGCGAGGCCGACCCGCTGGACCAGCTCACCGGCCTGGAGGAGCTGATGCCGCAGCGCGAGGAGTCGCAGCGCGAGCGGGCCGAGCGGCTGGCTCAGGAGCGCACGGAGTACGCGCACGTCATCGTCGACGAGGCGCAGGACCTCACGCCCATGCAGTGGCGCATGGTCGGCCGCCGTGGCAAGCACGCCACCTGGACGGTCGTCGGTGACCCGGCGCAGTCGTCCTGGTCGGACCCGGACGAGGCGGCCGAGGCGCGCGACGAGGCCCTCGGCACCCGCCCGCGGCGCCGTTTCACGCTCACCGTGAACTACCGCAACCCCGCGGAGATCGCCCAGCTCGCCGCGAAGGTCCTGGCCCTCGCCATGCCCGGTACGGAGTCCCCGAAGGCGGTCCGCTCGACCGGCGTGGAGCCGCGTTTCGTGACCACGAACAATGAGCACAGTGTGACCACGAACAATGAGCACAGTGTGACCACGAACACTGAGCACAGTGTGACCACGAACACTGAGCACAGTGTGACGACGGACGATGAGCGCAGCGTGACGGCGAACCGTCAACGCGGCTCCGGACGGGGCTCCGTCGTACGGGACGGGGACCTGGCCGCGGCCGTGCGCGAGGAGGCCGAGCGGCTGCTGCGTCAGGTGGACGGCACGGTCGGCGTGGTCGTCGCGATGAACCGCCGTGGGCAGGCGGCCGGCTGGCTGGCGGGCCTGGGTGAGCGCGTGGTGGCGCTGGGCAGCCTGGAGGCCAAGGGCCTGGAGTACGACGCGACGGTGGTCGTGTCGCCCGCGGAGATCGCGGACGAGTCCCCGGCCGGACTGCGCGTGCTGTATGTGGCGCTGACCCGTGCGACCCAGCAGCTGACGGTGATCTCGGGGCGCCGGGACGACCCGGACGCGGACGGGGTCCCGGATCTCCTCAGGGACTGA